The Fimbriimonas ginsengisoli Gsoil 348 genome window below encodes:
- a CDS encoding pYEATS domain-containing protein — MRTLADKDEALAAVESFQERVARRSPAPDVELAARELAQLCSFPFLLTPELVHFLRERFMTRALAWEIGVDLLLDPSICRPTGREQYAMHESVQRLLRQEAETLIKEQGQRLQNFLLDYVADYTRRHLYFSPEEEELQRWFALTVTPNGRVQATKEISELLSRLPEGTGVASGAYYVQAARHLSGTVPQMDALARVVDDREEIQPSEVPVEVTMPGLAIRCGLWSPDGTSFVAGGEGGIFRIDEAGRSPQRAEGEPSVASMIFDGEQRLCWTSPAGQVSRYLSGFRRPDSVRTVSESTAMVLHRGEIIFGDSIVEYLAERGTRFGEPGARLGVTCFASRGNTLAFGNVSGNVHAIVDLPSGSHGGSWVSGRSVGSTSNSITDLAWNPDGTRLAAASASGEIRIYARDSTNVINLRPNEQSTGSMPLDDFRFWGSTATPLNPVVSVSFSPDNRILASLDQAGVVCLWRTDLWEEVGRWTIEAGDETGGVRFHPTESRLAAWTGGGDTVRYYDIDVDRLCPSFEGAAFLSSAGGSLVEEIAPILRRLGWRVTIDSEERAKALAIRAQDATRRGASIYFAQAVHEASFSLDELRRGAPDAGSLLVLIEPAQSLISRDDVSDLGLAAFVRRLRGQDLPAGRTALRQSLNTWIDWVEHQEGRINLVGDGVIHFDFAIPFRAEPALVGARVRLEAVNDDSIRILLGGAGIEVVGTEGADSVATLRVDRIGLRSKPLSLPAPLGERTVLFDPFLDAEDLVQLRATGHEHVTNDLTLVPSLLALAVGAASQVPMALAAWSRDGTQLAVAAGREVRILRFHDGILHPELTRRAEHLVHALSWPPNAPMFWISGDLMENIGNSETRRSALFATLKSIEGPEPMGDPRLSGPEFAVFGDRPSSTLIRAQFTVIGTMLGEVRAYHHLGEQTLDALLRPVRPIRLKDQRGDQILSDLGGPVVAILPTRNQSWFLAVTEIGRVVAFDLNGSVAEAFEETRPKFVRRATIAPDRATLLLEDDDRSRLIDIATGNRVPFEPEGFDPKTDRILAFHPKEPIVAVAVAGNPEPKLFPLPRAYGDHSPLKGDDWRGSPVIEGIATTALLWSAERDDAEIETLEGQLRATGLVVQRFGGEGYSPGAMRQLFSGAAEALANGPVLVHLRGPVRLDTAGGLGFSDGKVWSRLEDFIRGMGLDVSHSLLVTVDSTEPVAMQPKSLPRASTVFMGPPVDGAPSLTEWLRRAFAGEAYTWPLDTLTIFGLLNNVGMWLRSGGTGLIHHEPGRNADLVRWNPPAEAAALSGLVVIGLGEELATDHGLWEFLRYCGVDLRLPDVLDFEAQVEAASELRPVLIVDLDKNHDVERGYEDLVAKFPQHPAILYEGPFGTTTSSYPWDARVNEPTALVRALARDLRTPFANAATLEGCQISGGAWAPDGSDFVVAGGERIAQIMASGEIRFHVPPGSRAVAIGRGMRRLVVGLETEGPVFFEPESGKWTIHERSLIGPIEDIGIADNLTVACSRKDGAVAYHREGTEYKVMYTAPNSGAICVAAHPKLARCAVGYENGAIRFSHQMAPSVVHRGAVNAITWNRSGSIFASASSDHSVNILNIDRQSNTTLDHTDVVVGVTFSSDDRRLASLELSGTVRIWNCESWQEIASFQIGTAGLYGGVLFHPNLPILATYAESSSRVDFRRIETDVPPPAPIIDRPVKQWRALVVSGDIGYQYQRRDNEIVAAALRSRGFTVSTLDDPSENVLVSEIDSILSQCGPDDFFLVHVNGFGKEDGDQIWIDVNRDKYDLRKLNDALERLPSLRALVVLDAGRTPFIEAVAEKLTRCAVLGIDLEESHVLGYGYLSYAFAQALSSTRGGTIPTVEGVVQTVRSILDEYAPPKRPQLVWKSALLEALQLAEAPPTERRPWLGKRILWVDDRPGNNRYLVDRCTDSGAITTLALDTDQALRLYDSYSFDAIVTDMSRPPDRLAGYKLLAGLSERSRPIPPCIIFAGSSRREHHNMAVVHGAVGSTDDGAQVLRWLERAFEGEKRRDEIAKEQAQAWTEFLERGMREGRTGLSEERLASFLAWLDQYGAYLEAGKVLAAWLLATYIREPVRSHVLSWLEQFSRHREAESVLIAWLTVSPDSSDVQSYCEAWFHRYRTTKNTTELLLVWQGKEKDATYSRNLLTWLQDETPAEMLLAAMAIWKKLPTRNIKVGNLARQVKSDDPRGRFRWRLFLDESPEFVQSVRSVRYILHDSFALSVRMTTDASTDFSLRSEGWGTFEVRMIITFRDGTQVAASHHLSFDAPSKAGRHEV; from the coding sequence TTGAGAACGTTGGCAGACAAGGACGAGGCGCTTGCCGCGGTCGAATCGTTTCAAGAGCGGGTCGCCCGGCGAAGCCCGGCGCCCGACGTGGAACTCGCAGCGAGAGAGTTGGCTCAGCTTTGCTCCTTTCCCTTTCTGTTAACCCCGGAGCTGGTTCACTTTCTGCGCGAACGGTTCATGACCCGTGCCCTGGCCTGGGAGATCGGCGTCGATCTGCTCCTCGATCCGTCCATCTGCCGTCCGACCGGTCGCGAGCAGTACGCGATGCACGAATCGGTGCAACGGCTCCTGCGCCAAGAAGCCGAAACGCTCATCAAAGAGCAAGGCCAGCGACTCCAGAATTTTCTCCTCGACTACGTGGCCGACTACACCCGCCGCCACCTCTATTTTTCCCCAGAGGAAGAAGAGCTTCAGCGCTGGTTCGCACTCACGGTGACGCCAAACGGGCGAGTCCAAGCGACGAAGGAAATCAGCGAGCTCCTATCCCGCTTGCCGGAAGGAACGGGCGTCGCCTCCGGCGCCTACTACGTTCAAGCGGCCCGTCATCTCTCGGGAACGGTTCCGCAGATGGACGCCTTGGCAAGAGTGGTGGACGATCGGGAGGAGATTCAGCCGAGCGAGGTCCCGGTCGAGGTAACGATGCCTGGCCTAGCCATTAGGTGCGGCCTCTGGTCGCCGGACGGCACCAGTTTCGTGGCCGGAGGAGAGGGGGGGATCTTCAGAATCGACGAAGCCGGCCGCTCTCCCCAGCGAGCCGAAGGTGAGCCGTCCGTAGCGTCAATGATCTTCGACGGCGAACAACGGTTATGCTGGACCTCTCCGGCGGGTCAGGTCTCCCGCTACTTGTCTGGATTTAGACGTCCGGACTCGGTGCGGACGGTTTCCGAGTCGACCGCCATGGTCCTGCATCGAGGGGAGATTATTTTCGGTGATTCGATCGTTGAATACCTAGCCGAAAGAGGCACCCGGTTCGGTGAGCCGGGCGCAAGATTGGGAGTCACCTGTTTTGCTTCACGCGGCAACACTCTCGCATTCGGAAATGTCAGTGGCAACGTGCACGCAATCGTGGATCTGCCCTCGGGGAGCCACGGAGGCAGTTGGGTCAGCGGACGCTCTGTTGGTTCTACTTCCAATTCGATCACCGATCTCGCGTGGAATCCGGACGGGACCCGCTTGGCCGCGGCTTCCGCCAGCGGCGAGATTCGCATCTACGCCCGCGACTCCACGAACGTAATAAACCTGCGCCCGAACGAACAATCGACGGGAAGCATGCCTCTCGACGATTTCCGATTCTGGGGCTCCACAGCAACTCCCCTCAACCCGGTCGTAAGCGTCTCCTTCAGCCCCGATAACCGAATCCTCGCCTCGCTGGACCAAGCCGGAGTCGTGTGCCTTTGGCGGACCGACCTGTGGGAAGAAGTCGGGCGATGGACGATCGAAGCCGGCGATGAAACCGGTGGTGTCCGTTTCCATCCCACCGAGTCTCGGCTTGCCGCTTGGACGGGTGGCGGTGATACGGTTCGCTACTACGACATCGACGTCGATCGCCTATGTCCTTCCTTTGAGGGGGCGGCATTCCTTTCCTCGGCAGGTGGCTCCCTCGTCGAAGAGATCGCGCCCATTTTGCGACGACTCGGATGGAGGGTAACGATTGACTCCGAGGAAAGGGCTAAGGCCCTCGCGATCCGGGCGCAAGATGCAACTCGACGGGGCGCGAGTATCTACTTCGCTCAAGCAGTACACGAGGCGAGCTTTAGTTTGGATGAGCTGCGCAGAGGCGCGCCGGACGCAGGATCCCTACTCGTTCTCATAGAGCCAGCGCAAAGCTTAATATCGCGAGACGACGTCAGCGATCTCGGTTTAGCCGCTTTCGTCCGCCGTTTACGAGGACAGGATCTTCCGGCGGGCCGAACTGCGCTGCGGCAATCTCTTAATACGTGGATCGATTGGGTCGAGCACCAGGAGGGAAGAATCAATCTAGTAGGGGATGGCGTTATCCATTTTGACTTTGCGATTCCCTTCAGAGCCGAACCGGCCCTGGTCGGTGCGCGAGTTCGACTAGAAGCGGTAAACGACGACTCGATCCGAATTTTGCTCGGCGGCGCAGGCATTGAAGTGGTAGGCACCGAGGGGGCTGACTCCGTGGCGACCCTTCGTGTCGATCGGATCGGGTTGCGATCTAAACCACTCAGTCTTCCTGCTCCTCTCGGAGAGCGAACGGTTCTATTTGACCCTTTCCTAGACGCCGAAGATCTGGTGCAACTGCGAGCCACTGGGCACGAGCATGTTACCAACGACCTCACGCTCGTCCCTAGCTTACTTGCCTTGGCCGTCGGGGCTGCAAGTCAGGTTCCGATGGCCTTAGCAGCTTGGTCGCGGGATGGAACTCAACTTGCGGTTGCCGCCGGAAGAGAGGTGCGTATTCTGCGGTTTCACGACGGAATCCTTCACCCAGAACTCACGCGAAGGGCAGAGCACCTGGTACACGCGCTTAGCTGGCCCCCGAACGCCCCAATGTTCTGGATTTCGGGCGACCTCATGGAAAACATCGGGAACAGTGAGACAAGACGGTCTGCTTTGTTCGCAACTTTGAAATCCATCGAAGGGCCCGAGCCGATGGGTGATCCGAGACTTAGTGGTCCAGAATTTGCGGTCTTTGGAGATCGACCCTCCTCCACCCTGATTAGGGCTCAGTTCACCGTCATTGGGACAATGTTGGGTGAGGTCCGTGCCTACCATCATTTGGGCGAGCAAACACTGGACGCCTTGCTCCGTCCGGTTCGACCAATCCGATTAAAGGATCAGCGCGGCGACCAAATTCTTTCCGACCTCGGCGGCCCTGTCGTCGCGATCTTGCCGACCCGTAATCAGTCGTGGTTCCTCGCTGTAACTGAAATCGGCCGGGTTGTGGCCTTTGACTTGAACGGATCGGTTGCCGAAGCGTTTGAAGAAACTCGCCCGAAGTTTGTCCGCCGTGCTACGATTGCGCCCGATCGGGCGACGCTGCTCCTAGAAGACGACGACCGCTCCCGCCTGATCGACATCGCCACCGGAAACCGAGTCCCGTTCGAACCGGAAGGGTTCGATCCGAAAACCGATCGAATTCTTGCCTTTCACCCGAAAGAGCCGATCGTCGCGGTCGCCGTTGCCGGCAACCCGGAGCCGAAGCTCTTCCCGCTCCCAAGAGCCTACGGCGACCACTCTCCCCTCAAAGGAGACGACTGGAGAGGATCGCCTGTCATCGAAGGGATCGCTACCACGGCGCTACTCTGGTCGGCGGAGCGGGACGACGCGGAGATCGAGACCCTGGAGGGACAGCTTCGAGCCACGGGGTTGGTGGTCCAGCGGTTCGGCGGCGAGGGCTATTCGCCCGGGGCCATGCGTCAACTGTTCTCCGGTGCTGCGGAAGCATTAGCGAATGGTCCGGTGCTAGTCCATCTTCGAGGCCCAGTGCGACTCGACACCGCGGGTGGACTTGGCTTTTCGGACGGAAAAGTTTGGTCGCGGCTAGAGGATTTCATCCGCGGCATGGGACTTGATGTCTCTCACTCGCTGTTAGTAACCGTCGATTCGACCGAGCCGGTTGCGATGCAGCCCAAATCTCTGCCAAGAGCCTCGACCGTCTTTATGGGTCCTCCGGTTGACGGCGCTCCCTCCCTAACTGAGTGGCTAAGGCGAGCCTTCGCCGGGGAGGCTTACACCTGGCCGCTCGACACGTTGACCATTTTCGGGCTGCTGAATAACGTCGGCATGTGGCTTCGCTCCGGTGGCACGGGACTGATTCATCACGAACCGGGAAGAAACGCCGATCTCGTTCGGTGGAATCCTCCCGCCGAGGCGGCGGCTTTGTCGGGCTTAGTCGTGATTGGCCTCGGGGAAGAGTTGGCGACGGATCACGGGCTATGGGAGTTTTTGCGGTACTGCGGGGTTGACCTTCGGTTGCCGGACGTCCTCGATTTTGAGGCTCAAGTCGAAGCCGCCTCTGAGCTTCGACCGGTTCTCATCGTTGACTTGGACAAGAATCACGACGTGGAGCGCGGCTACGAGGACCTGGTTGCCAAGTTTCCCCAACATCCGGCGATCCTCTACGAGGGTCCGTTCGGCACAACGACCTCCTCGTACCCCTGGGACGCCCGGGTCAACGAGCCGACTGCCCTGGTTCGCGCGCTCGCCCGCGACCTGCGAACTCCGTTTGCCAACGCCGCCACGCTGGAAGGTTGTCAAATCTCCGGCGGAGCGTGGGCGCCAGATGGCTCCGATTTTGTCGTCGCCGGAGGCGAACGAATTGCTCAAATTATGGCGAGCGGCGAGATCCGGTTCCACGTGCCGCCGGGATCACGAGCGGTCGCCATAGGGAGAGGAATGCGCCGACTGGTGGTCGGTTTGGAGACCGAAGGGCCGGTTTTCTTCGAGCCGGAATCCGGCAAGTGGACCATTCACGAGAGGTCGCTTATCGGGCCAATCGAGGATATCGGCATCGCCGACAACCTCACGGTAGCGTGCAGTCGAAAGGACGGAGCCGTTGCCTATCACCGCGAAGGGACCGAATACAAGGTCATGTACACGGCTCCCAATAGCGGAGCTATCTGCGTAGCCGCGCATCCCAAGCTTGCCCGGTGTGCCGTAGGCTATGAGAACGGCGCCATACGATTTTCTCACCAGATGGCCCCTTCCGTCGTCCATCGTGGGGCCGTCAATGCCATTACATGGAACCGGTCTGGATCGATCTTTGCCTCGGCCAGTTCGGACCATTCGGTCAATATCCTGAACATCGATCGGCAGTCGAACACCACCCTAGACCACACAGATGTCGTCGTCGGCGTCACCTTCAGCTCTGACGACCGGCGGCTGGCGAGTCTAGAATTGAGCGGCACCGTTCGCATTTGGAATTGCGAGTCGTGGCAGGAGATCGCCTCCTTCCAAATCGGCACCGCCGGCTTATACGGCGGCGTTCTTTTCCACCCAAACCTGCCGATCCTCGCGACATATGCGGAAAGTAGTTCGCGGGTGGACTTCCGCCGGATCGAAACGGATGTTCCGCCTCCGGCGCCTATCATCGACCGCCCGGTGAAGCAATGGCGGGCCTTGGTAGTGAGCGGGGACATTGGCTACCAGTACCAGCGACGCGATAACGAAATCGTGGCGGCGGCGCTTCGATCTCGTGGATTTACCGTCAGCACTTTGGACGATCCCTCCGAAAACGTCCTGGTTTCGGAGATCGACTCAATTCTTTCCCAATGTGGCCCGGACGACTTCTTTTTGGTTCACGTCAACGGCTTCGGCAAGGAAGACGGCGACCAGATTTGGATCGACGTCAACCGAGACAAATATGACCTTCGCAAGCTAAACGATGCGTTGGAACGCCTTCCGTCGTTACGGGCGCTGGTGGTTCTGGACGCGGGGAGGACCCCCTTTATCGAGGCGGTGGCGGAGAAACTGACGCGTTGCGCCGTGCTGGGGATAGACCTCGAGGAAAGCCATGTCCTTGGATACGGCTACCTCTCATACGCCTTCGCACAAGCCCTCTCGTCTACGCGAGGCGGAACGATCCCGACGGTGGAGGGAGTGGTTCAAACGGTCCGATCGATCCTCGACGAGTACGCGCCCCCGAAGCGGCCTCAATTGGTTTGGAAATCGGCCTTATTAGAAGCGCTTCAACTTGCGGAAGCGCCGCCTACTGAAAGACGGCCGTGGCTGGGCAAGCGAATTCTCTGGGTCGACGACCGTCCAGGGAACAACCGCTACCTAGTGGATCGATGCACTGACAGTGGGGCAATAACGACTCTAGCGTTAGATACCGACCAGGCCTTGCGGCTGTACGACAGCTACTCGTTCGACGCGATCGTTACGGACATGTCACGCCCCCCCGACCGGCTTGCCGGCTACAAACTGCTGGCGGGGCTTTCCGAACGTAGCCGTCCAATACCGCCGTGCATCATTTTCGCCGGCTCGAGCCGTCGCGAACATCACAACATGGCGGTAGTCCACGGAGCGGTCGGTTCCACCGATGACGGCGCCCAGGTGTTGCGTTGGTTGGAACGAGCTTTCGAAGGCGAAAAGCGCCGAGACGAGATCGCAAAAGAACAAGCACAGGCTTGGACCGAGTTTCTCGAACGGGGCATGCGAGAAGGACGCACCGGCCTCAGCGAGGAACGGCTCGCCTCATTCCTGGCCTGGCTGGACCAGTACGGCGCGTATTTAGAGGCGGGCAAGGTCCTTGCGGCGTGGCTGCTTGCTACGTACATAAGGGAACCCGTTCGGTCCCATGTTCTCAGTTGGTTGGAGCAGTTTTCAAGGCATCGCGAAGCTGAGAGTGTTTTGATCGCCTGGCTTACCGTGAGCCCGGATAGTTCAGACGTTCAGTCTTATTGCGAAGCTTGGTTTCACCGATACCGGACCACGAAAAACACTACTGAACTGCTCCTGGTTTGGCAAGGTAAGGAAAAGGACGCCACTTATTCAAGAAATCTGCTGACTTGGCTGCAAGACGAGACACCGGCCGAAATGCTTTTGGCGGCCATGGCCATCTGGAAGAAGCTTCCCACGCGCAACATTAAGGTGGGCAACTTGGCTCGCCAAGTCAAGTCTGACGATCCTCGAGGCCGTTTTCGCTGGCGTCTCTTTCTAGATGAGTCGCCTGAGTTCGTGCAAAGCGTTCGGTCCGTGCGCTACATCCTCCACGATTCGTTTGCGCTGTCGGTAAGGATGACTACGGATGCCTCAACGGATTTTTCTTTGCGATCCGAAGGTTGGGGAACGTTCGAGGTCAGGATGATTATCACGTTCCGCGATGGAACCCAAGTGGCCGCGTCTCATCATCTCAGCTTCGACGCCCCGAGCAAGGCGGGGCGGCACGAGGTTTAG
- a CDS encoding VWA domain-containing protein: MSTPRPADTSTISDLEALTLAFNSFRSRVNRSLGTRDLLDAIAAAQGDPATGERFELAWLTEQLWCKSTDDVEELQQTWVEIRPRVEAQTNADSSRGKEADPSSPTTTADSPLAQTPTSEETNKSLDEPQKPQEEESREARSEPKKESQGGESRVDPVTAAVPDHRDRAMEAASAGPVPRAGMIHAWRRFRRPGHYGAPSVIDIPETVRRTADRGFFLEPVLRRRERNDAELLMLVDQEGSMAPFHWLTRDLVAAAVEESGIANVRVFYFHDVFQDQVFQQATLREPVSFDRVLASCRPNCGVLIVSDAGAARGSLDTDGRIVPTLRLLARVRRKTRYVAWLNPMPAHRWEGSSARYVAVGVPMLPMTKDGLNQAIAYLRGSVAKGGRGG; this comes from the coding sequence ATGAGCACCCCCCGGCCCGCGGATACGAGCACGATCTCCGACTTAGAGGCCCTAACGCTGGCCTTTAACTCGTTCCGCAGCCGGGTCAATCGCTCGCTGGGGACCCGGGATCTGCTCGACGCGATCGCCGCTGCCCAAGGTGACCCAGCCACCGGCGAGAGGTTCGAGCTCGCCTGGCTGACCGAACAGCTCTGGTGCAAGTCGACGGACGACGTCGAAGAGTTACAGCAGACCTGGGTCGAAATCCGGCCCCGGGTCGAGGCGCAAACAAACGCCGATTCCTCGCGAGGCAAGGAGGCGGATCCCTCCAGCCCCACGACAACCGCGGATTCGCCACTGGCGCAAACGCCGACTAGCGAGGAAACGAATAAATCCCTCGACGAACCCCAAAAGCCTCAAGAGGAAGAGAGCCGCGAGGCGCGTTCCGAACCCAAGAAGGAGAGCCAAGGGGGCGAATCGCGGGTCGACCCGGTAACCGCCGCCGTGCCCGACCACCGGGACCGGGCGATGGAGGCGGCATCCGCGGGTCCGGTCCCCCGCGCCGGCATGATCCACGCATGGCGTCGGTTTCGTCGCCCCGGTCACTACGGGGCCCCTTCCGTCATCGACATTCCCGAAACCGTCCGGCGCACCGCCGACCGGGGCTTCTTCCTCGAGCCGGTCCTTCGGCGGCGGGAGAGAAACGATGCCGAGCTCTTGATGCTGGTGGATCAAGAAGGGTCGATGGCCCCGTTCCACTGGCTGACGAGAGACCTCGTCGCGGCGGCGGTTGAGGAGAGCGGAATCGCCAACGTTCGGGTCTTCTACTTCCACGATGTTTTTCAGGATCAGGTCTTCCAGCAGGCGACCTTGCGCGAGCCGGTGTCGTTCGACCGGGTTCTCGCCAGTTGTCGGCCGAATTGCGGTGTGTTGATCGTCAGCGACGCGGGAGCGGCGCGTGGGAGTTTGGATACCGATGGCCGGATCGTGCCAACCTTGCGGCTCCTCGCGCGGGTCCGCCGGAAGACTCGATACGTGGCGTGGCTGAATCCGATGCCCGCCCACCGGTGGGAAGGCTCGTCGGCCCGCTATGTGGCGGTCGGGGTGCCGATGCTCCCTATGACGAAGGACGGCTTGAATCAGGCGATCGCGTACCTGCGCGGCTCGGTCGCCAAAGGGGGTAGGGGCGGTTGA
- a CDS encoding AAA family ATPase, translated as MSTSKLPPYTGVGKQRPDAHAEAPPAGKPEPYVPDAELVRAVRLAMFLKRPLLLEGEPGCGKTRLAYAVAYELGIPIERWNITSGSRAKDGLYEYDAVLRLHDVQLEKKGLANDRDPARSSDYVRYGAIGKAFRRTDTRTVVLIDEIDKADVDFANDLLNVIDRESAIPIPELGEHLGPAEGCEPIYIITSNREKGNLPDPFLRRCLYRFVSFPEKEQLSQIVKIHWKNKFDKDAPAAAEEAATRFDKVRGLPNLQKKPGTSEFLDWLHAIDGFDDGLVKWEAQLREGELPYPEVLIKVASDLRPALAPPTP; from the coding sequence ATGAGTACTTCCAAACTTCCTCCCTACACCGGTGTCGGTAAACAACGGCCGGATGCGCATGCCGAGGCTCCCCCGGCCGGCAAGCCGGAGCCGTATGTTCCGGATGCGGAGCTCGTCCGCGCGGTTCGGCTGGCGATGTTCCTCAAGCGGCCCCTTCTATTGGAAGGGGAGCCGGGTTGTGGCAAGACTCGCCTGGCGTACGCGGTAGCGTACGAACTGGGGATTCCGATCGAGCGGTGGAACATCACCTCGGGCAGCCGGGCGAAGGATGGGCTATACGAGTACGACGCCGTTCTTCGGCTGCACGACGTCCAGTTGGAGAAGAAGGGGTTGGCGAATGACCGAGACCCCGCCCGATCGAGCGACTACGTTCGTTACGGCGCCATCGGAAAGGCGTTCCGCCGTACCGATACCCGGACGGTTGTGCTCATCGACGAGATCGACAAAGCCGACGTCGATTTTGCCAACGACCTGCTGAACGTAATCGACCGCGAAAGCGCGATCCCGATTCCTGAGCTTGGCGAGCATTTGGGACCGGCCGAGGGATGCGAGCCGATCTACATCATCACCAGCAACCGCGAAAAGGGAAACCTACCGGACCCTTTCTTGCGCCGGTGTCTGTACCGATTCGTAAGCTTTCCGGAGAAGGAGCAGCTTAGCCAGATCGTAAAGATTCATTGGAAGAATAAATTCGATAAGGACGCGCCGGCGGCGGCCGAGGAGGCGGCAACGCGTTTTGATAAGGTTCGTGGATTGCCGAACCTCCAAAAGAAGCCCGGTACCAGCGAGTTTCTCGATTGGCTACACGCCATCGACGGGTTCGACGACGGTTTGGTCAAATGGGAAGCCCAGCTTCGCGAAGGTGAGCTTCCCTATCCGGAAGTGCTGATCAAAGTAGCATCCGACCTTCGGCCCGCCCTTGCTCCGCCAACGCCATGA
- a CDS encoding toll/interleukin-1 receptor domain-containing protein: MELPLFFLSHSGADADADLLEFRSELCKKVYSNLSMDRVPSADSLAYFDRDRGSDNWKREIGLALQRTRCFVCVLSGAYFAHERDCRKEFLTFKARLEFAKRADGSPPVIIPVLWADPEFYREELGAGGLLESVRGWDGGFDSQYTKSGLLFLKGEADKTSYRRVATAIASAVTRAVKSNPVLPAHPAASHWYDAFIDPADAAVIACTEKLDGDPEAVVDRDLTSSIADRESRERSIAEKIDRYVRDLHLADFQNLNEVVVRVIGEPGRKVRAALLMAERSVGRRADICFQRLEVEARGVFKRPDVVPEPQISLVGAPISRMTVLTKLAERYDVPNPGNDAAALQSQVIKAIATDVGEGIFHVVHIRWWTIASSGEVLHWFVETFWKDLLTSLGNQPSSAMRLVFLLTSVDSFAEPHRTSLTCSIEQSNCSRVATFAIKPFSEKDLVDWLTETCNFPSGDAERLGKSLHEASDDGRLDSLPEACRVVFSAHFSPMVAV; this comes from the coding sequence ATGGAGCTACCTCTCTTCTTCCTCTCCCACAGCGGCGCCGACGCCGACGCGGATCTCTTGGAGTTCCGGTCCGAACTTTGCAAAAAAGTTTATAGCAACCTGTCGATGGATCGAGTTCCGAGTGCCGACTCGCTGGCCTACTTCGACCGAGACCGGGGAAGCGACAATTGGAAGCGTGAGATTGGACTTGCGTTGCAGCGGACTCGCTGCTTCGTCTGCGTCCTTTCTGGGGCCTACTTCGCTCATGAACGGGATTGCCGAAAAGAGTTCTTGACCTTCAAAGCGCGCCTCGAATTCGCAAAGAGGGCGGACGGATCGCCCCCAGTGATCATCCCGGTGCTCTGGGCGGATCCGGAGTTCTATCGAGAGGAACTAGGTGCGGGCGGACTGCTTGAATCGGTTAGGGGTTGGGACGGCGGCTTCGATTCTCAGTACACCAAGTCCGGATTGCTCTTCCTTAAGGGTGAGGCTGATAAGACATCTTATCGGCGAGTCGCTACTGCGATCGCGAGTGCTGTAACCCGCGCGGTGAAGTCGAATCCGGTCTTACCGGCCCATCCGGCGGCATCTCATTGGTACGACGCTTTCATCGATCCGGCCGACGCTGCCGTGATTGCCTGCACCGAGAAACTAGATGGTGATCCGGAAGCCGTCGTGGACCGGGATCTGACTTCCAGCATCGCCGACCGAGAGTCCCGCGAGCGGTCAATCGCCGAGAAGATTGACCGATATGTCCGTGACCTCCATCTTGCGGACTTTCAGAACCTGAATGAGGTTGTTGTTCGAGTCATCGGCGAACCCGGGCGGAAAGTTCGAGCCGCCCTGCTGATGGCCGAAAGGAGCGTAGGCAGGCGAGCGGATATCTGTTTTCAACGTCTTGAGGTTGAGGCCCGGGGGGTCTTTAAGCGGCCCGACGTAGTACCTGAACCCCAAATAAGCTTGGTCGGTGCGCCGATTAGTCGCATGACCGTCCTAACAAAGCTCGCGGAACGGTACGACGTGCCGAATCCTGGAAACGATGCCGCTGCTCTTCAATCGCAGGTAATCAAGGCGATCGCTACGGATGTTGGCGAGGGAATTTTCCACGTGGTCCATATTCGTTGGTGGACGATCGCCAGTAGTGGCGAAGTCCTTCACTGGTTTGTCGAAACGTTCTGGAAGGACCTTCTGACGTCTCTCGGTAATCAGCCGTCGAGTGCGATGAGATTGGTGTTTCTCCTGACGTCGGTCGATTCGTTTGCCGAGCCACACCGAACATCTCTCACTTGTTCAATCGAACAATCCAACTGCTCCAGGGTGGCGACTTTCGCCATCAAACCGTTTTCGGAAAAGGACCTCGTTGATTGGCTAACCGAGACATGCAACTTTCCCAGTGGGGATGCGGAGCGGCTCGGTAAGAGCCTGCACGAAGCCAGCGATGACGGGCGTCTCGACTCGCTTCCCGAAGCCTGCAGAGTGGTCTTTAGCGCACACTTTTCTCCAATGGTTGCCGTATGA